In one window of Bacteroidia bacterium DNA:
- a CDS encoding Na+/H+ antiporter subunit D has product MQAIILAPILLPFLTAVGCLLLFKNKEWQKIISMAGSIILFAASVYLFFMVEEHRILIVQSGGWQAPFGISVVADIFSAMMVGITSLMGLMVNIYALQDMDKARNRFGFFALFHFLLMGVNGAFLAGDIFNLYVWFEVMLISSFVLLTLGGTRDQLVGGVKYMLLNFIASTFLLAGTGMIYGITGSLNMADVALFFREHPENPLITVAAVFFMIPFALKSAMFPVFFWLPSSYHTPPISTSAIFAGLLTKVGVYSLIRFFTLIFVNDVSYTHSILLAGAGFTMITGVLGAVAMNQMRRILSFHIISQIGYMVMGLALFTPLALAGAIFYIIHHIIVKTNLFLISGVVEKIKGSSELEYIGGLYKSFPLLSLLFLIPALSLAGLPPLSGFWSKFILIKAGFEIQEYTIVVVAIITGLLTLFSMTKIWNFAFWKSDPSTQNDRIFSEPVLFKSHWQMLTPIIVLALCTIFIGLFSGPLMHYSTLAAEQLMNPDEYINAVLTQPEFQPDE; this is encoded by the coding sequence ATGCAGGCAATAATACTCGCCCCAATTCTTCTTCCTTTTCTGACGGCCGTTGGCTGCCTGCTCTTATTTAAAAATAAAGAATGGCAAAAAATAATTTCAATGGCCGGAAGTATTATCCTTTTTGCGGCTTCTGTATATTTATTTTTTATGGTTGAAGAACACCGGATCCTGATTGTGCAGTCAGGCGGCTGGCAGGCGCCTTTTGGTATTTCTGTGGTGGCGGATATATTCTCAGCCATGATGGTGGGCATTACCAGCCTGATGGGATTGATGGTGAACATTTATGCTTTGCAGGATATGGACAAAGCCCGCAACCGTTTCGGGTTTTTTGCCCTTTTTCATTTCCTCCTGATGGGCGTAAACGGAGCTTTCCTGGCCGGAGATATTTTCAACCTGTACGTTTGGTTTGAGGTAATGCTGATCTCTTCTTTTGTATTGCTCACCCTGGGCGGCACGCGTGATCAGCTTGTAGGAGGCGTGAAATATATGCTGCTCAATTTCATTGCTTCCACTTTTTTGCTGGCAGGAACCGGCATGATATACGGCATCACCGGCAGCCTGAATATGGCAGATGTAGCGCTCTTTTTCCGCGAGCATCCTGAAAATCCTTTGATCACTGTTGCTGCCGTGTTCTTCATGATTCCTTTTGCCCTGAAATCCGCGATGTTTCCTGTCTTCTTTTGGCTGCCTTCCTCTTACCATACGCCCCCTATTTCCACTTCGGCCATTTTTGCCGGTTTGCTTACCAAAGTGGGCGTTTATTCGCTGATCAGATTTTTTACTTTAATTTTTGTGAATGACGTAAGTTATACGCATTCCATATTACTGGCCGGTGCAGGATTCACGATGATTACTGGCGTGCTTGGCGCTGTTGCCATGAATCAAATGAGGCGAATCCTGTCTTTCCACATTATCAGCCAGATAGGATATATGGTGATGGGCCTGGCGCTTTTTACCCCGCTGGCGCTGGCCGGAGCCATATTTTATATTATCCATCATATTATCGTAAAAACCAATCTTTTCCTGATATCCGGTGTTGTAGAAAAAATTAAAGGTTCTTCTGAACTTGAATATATCGGAGGGTTGTATAAAAGTTTTCCATTGCTTTCACTTTTGTTTCTCATCCCGGCTCTGTCTCTTGCCGGACTGCCGCCCCTTTCCGGCTTCTGGTCTAAATTTATTCTCATAAAGGCGGGCTTTGAAATTCAGGAATACACCATTGTGGTAGTGGCCATTATCACCGGTTTGCTTACCTTATTTTCCATGACCAAGATCTGGAACTTTGCTTTTTGGAAAAGTGATCCATCAACGCAAAACGACCGGATATTCAGCGAGCCGGTGTTGTTCAAATCTCACTGGCAAATGCTTACACCCATCATTGTTCTGGCACTTTGCACCATTTTTATTGGTTTGTTCTCTGGCCCGTTAATGCACTATTCCACTCTGGCAGCAGAACAATTAATGAACCCTGACGAATATATTAATGCAGTTTTAACGCAGCCAGAATTTCAACCGGATGAATAG
- a CDS encoding NADH-quinone oxidoreductase subunit K, whose translation MEVWLSILVGILFTAGVYLLLHRDFVKLIIGIVIISNATALFIFAAGRIVREEAPIIENEEALPQLEAFADPVPQALILTALVISFGIQAFALTLFKKLYDMPGIEEIDDLKK comes from the coding sequence ATGGAAGTCTGGTTATCCATATTAGTGGGAATATTATTTACAGCCGGTGTTTATTTATTGCTGCATCGCGATTTCGTTAAGCTAATCATTGGGATCGTAATTATCAGTAATGCCACGGCTCTGTTCATTTTTGCTGCCGGAAGAATTGTCCGCGAGGAGGCTCCCATCATTGAAAATGAAGAAGCGCTGCCACAACTCGAAGCCTTTGCAGATCCGGTGCCCCAGGCGCTGATTCTCACCGCGCTGGTAATTAGTTTTGGCATCCAGGCATTTGCTCTCACGCTTTTTAAGAAACTATACGATATGCCCGGAATTGAGGAGATTGACGATTTGAAAAAATAG
- a CDS encoding Na+/H+ antiporter subunit B, producing MNSLILSVSAKLIVPVMLLFSVYLLARGHHLPGGGFAGGLMGGAALVLYAFATNVKRVLRRIRFSPVTIISAGLLIAFASGLPAIFQGQPFLTGLWLNWEVPFLPVPGTPLFFDMGVYLCVIGTVLLIIFPNIQSD from the coding sequence ATGAACTCCCTCATTCTCTCTGTGAGCGCAAAACTTATTGTTCCTGTCATGCTGCTGTTTTCCGTGTATCTGCTTGCAAGAGGCCACCATCTGCCAGGTGGCGGGTTTGCAGGAGGGCTGATGGGCGGAGCAGCGCTGGTGCTATACGCTTTTGCCACGAACGTAAAGCGGGTATTGAGGCGAATCCGCTTCAGCCCCGTCACCATTATCAGTGCAGGACTCCTGATAGCATTTGCCAGCGGGCTTCCGGCTATTTTCCAGGGCCAGCCTTTCCTTACCGGGCTTTGGCTCAACTGGGAAGTGCCTTTCCTTCCCGTCCCCGGCACTCCATTGTTTTTTGATATGGGTGTTTATTTGTGTGTGATCGGGACTGTTTTGTTAATAATCTTTCCAAACATTCAAAGTGATTAA
- the mbhE gene encoding hydrogen gas-evolving membrane-bound hydrogenase subunit E → MTLAVLLAFIVAIFIPVITRLFRQKTGYILALLPLGIFVWFLQQNLERSGQTPLREAISWNEYFNLELAFYLDGLSLLFAMIISGIGVLIFAYAAHTMRDHRYYIRFFIFLTAFLGSMLGLVLADNVLTLVVFWELTSITSFLLIGFDHEKESARKAALQGLLVTALGGLALLAGLVLLGGETGTYTISELLQWEGDLTASPVYAAIVICVLLGAFTKSAQIPFHFWLPNAMAAPTAVSAFLHSATMVKAGIFLIARFSQILEGDPLWNGTITVFGALTMLTGAAMAIGATDLKQILAYSTISALGIMTLSLGIGSEAAIAAALVYVIAHAFYKSALFMIAGIIEIKTGSRELQDQPEGLFRNMPVSFAVAAAAALSLAGIIPMFGFIAKEMLIESVLLARQYSMLLVAAVVITGALFTVIALILTHRTFFSKNKKGSNEAIKEITPWLFLPALLPALAGLVVGVFPGSVQTLVTQAASSISPGVDPLNISLWHGWNQALLLSIISLATGFIIYLIYHKSQKWGEERSFKYPRFTPSSIYNYSLVVLKEVAAWQTRILQREHLRYYIMVCFITFIVAMAYTFFSRAELRVNISDTNLYVFEVVLGVVMILALIFILAITHRIGSLLSLGIVGIIVSIIFLEYGAPDLAITWILIDALTITVFVLILHRMPKREVRKSRISIARDTAISVAAGAMITAILFSLTNDPLHSKLKEFYAANSLTEAHGRNIVNVILVDFRALDTFGEITVLAISALGVYTLIRLSMNRKKEKA, encoded by the coding sequence ATGACTTTAGCTGTTCTCCTGGCATTTATTGTCGCCATATTTATTCCCGTCATCACCCGGCTTTTCAGGCAAAAAACCGGGTATATCCTGGCCTTGCTGCCGCTGGGAATATTCGTATGGTTTTTACAGCAAAATCTTGAAAGATCCGGACAAACCCCGCTGCGGGAAGCCATAAGCTGGAACGAATACTTTAACCTGGAACTGGCATTTTATTTAGATGGCCTGAGCCTCCTCTTTGCCATGATTATCAGCGGCATAGGAGTTCTTATTTTCGCTTATGCCGCCCATACTATGCGCGATCACCGGTATTACATCCGGTTTTTCATCTTCCTCACTGCATTTCTGGGTTCCATGCTTGGATTGGTGCTGGCGGATAATGTGCTCACCCTGGTGGTATTTTGGGAATTAACGAGCATAACGTCTTTCCTGCTCATAGGATTTGACCATGAAAAGGAAAGTGCCCGGAAGGCTGCTCTCCAGGGTTTGCTGGTGACGGCTCTGGGCGGCCTCGCATTGCTGGCGGGCCTGGTACTGCTTGGAGGAGAAACCGGAACCTACACCATTTCCGAACTCCTGCAATGGGAGGGCGATTTGACGGCTTCTCCGGTTTATGCGGCCATTGTGATATGCGTGTTGCTGGGAGCGTTCACCAAATCTGCACAGATACCATTTCATTTCTGGCTACCGAATGCGATGGCCGCGCCCACGGCTGTGAGCGCCTTTCTGCATTCAGCCACAATGGTAAAAGCCGGAATTTTTCTCATCGCCCGCTTCTCGCAAATTCTGGAAGGCGATCCTTTGTGGAACGGAACGATCACCGTTTTTGGAGCGCTTACCATGCTCACGGGAGCGGCAATGGCCATTGGCGCTACGGACCTTAAACAGATCCTGGCATATTCTACCATCAGTGCATTAGGCATCATGACGCTCTCTTTGGGAATAGGCTCGGAGGCCGCGATTGCTGCGGCCCTGGTGTACGTTATTGCACATGCTTTTTATAAGTCTGCACTTTTCATGATTGCCGGTATCATTGAAATCAAAACCGGTTCGCGCGAGCTACAGGATCAGCCGGAAGGTCTTTTCAGGAATATGCCGGTATCCTTCGCAGTGGCAGCCGCAGCCGCACTTTCGCTGGCCGGGATCATTCCGATGTTCGGGTTCATTGCCAAGGAAATGCTTATTGAATCAGTGCTTTTAGCCCGGCAGTACTCAATGCTTTTGGTGGCGGCAGTGGTCATTACCGGAGCCCTTTTCACGGTTATCGCACTCATCCTCACGCATCGCACTTTTTTCAGTAAAAATAAAAAGGGTAGTAACGAGGCAATAAAAGAAATCACTCCCTGGCTTTTCCTTCCCGCCCTTTTACCTGCCCTTGCCGGGTTGGTGGTAGGAGTTTTTCCCGGTTCGGTGCAAACGCTGGTCACGCAAGCTGCCTCGTCCATTTCTCCCGGAGTTGACCCGCTGAACATTTCCCTATGGCATGGATGGAACCAGGCGTTATTGCTTAGCATTATTTCTCTTGCAACCGGCTTTATTATTTATTTAATTTACCATAAATCCCAAAAATGGGGCGAAGAGCGATCCTTTAAATATCCGCGTTTTACGCCTTCATCAATTTATAATTATTCGCTGGTGGTACTGAAAGAAGTGGCCGCATGGCAAACCCGGATTTTGCAACGGGAACATCTCCGATATTATATAATGGTGTGCTTTATCACCTTTATAGTTGCTATGGCCTACACTTTCTTTTCACGGGCGGAGCTCAGGGTTAATATTTCGGATACCAACCTCTACGTTTTTGAAGTTGTGCTGGGAGTAGTCATGATCCTGGCGCTGATATTTATTCTTGCCATAACGCACAGGATTGGCTCGCTGCTCTCTCTGGGCATTGTGGGGATTATCGTCTCCATTATTTTTCTGGAATATGGAGCCCCGGACCTCGCCATTACCTGGATTTTAATTGATGCGCTTACCATTACGGTTTTTGTTCTGATCCTGCACCGGATGCCGAAACGTGAAGTACGGAAATCCCGAATATCTATAGCGCGTGATACCGCAATATCAGTGGCTGCCGGTGCCATGATCACCGCCATTCTTTTTTCCCTCACGAATGATCCGCTCCATTCAAAACTGAAGGAATTCTATGCAGCCAATAGCCTGACAGAGGCGCACGGAAGAAATATTGTGAACGTGATCCTGGTAGATTTCCGGGCACTTGATACGTTTGGTGAGATCACCGTCCTGGCTATTTCTGCCCTCGGTGTTTACACGCTTATCAGGCTTTCAATGAACAGAAAAAAAGAAAAGGCATGA
- a CDS encoding GNAT family N-acetyltransferase, producing the protein MADKDVETINNGFEHRLVLRTLEVKDFDDIKLIMDQVYSNIGGSWTRKEYLSQLKKFPEGQICIEDKGTVVAAALSLIVLYSDFGDKHTYEEIIGNGSFSTHDPDGDTLYGVDVFVHPEYQGMRLGRRLYDARKEICEKLNLRAIIAGGRIPGYLKYSKDLTPREYIERVKNKEIYDPILTFQISNDFHVRRILTNYNKKDKASKSFATLLEWINIYYEEKEKLIGAKKTVVRIGVVQWQMRRVRDFEDLMQQIEFFIDTMGSYNADFVVFPEFFAGPLMAQYNEASPADAIRSLADYSERLRERLLDLAISYNTNIIAGSMPEYEDHKLRNVSYLLRRDGTWDAQYKLHVTPDEKNYWGLQGGDKLVAFDTDAGKIGILICYDVEFPELSRILSDQGMKILFVPYWTDTKNAYLRVRRCAQARAIENECYVVITGSVGNLPRVENMDIQYSQAAVFSPSDFAFPHDATIAEATPNTEMTLIADIDLDLLKELNTKGSVRNLQDRRLDLYNLAWTYNVKTGQAEKVKEDKQEVEIIQKEGK; encoded by the coding sequence ATGGCTGATAAAGATGTTGAAACTATAAATAATGGATTTGAGCACCGGCTGGTATTGCGTACGCTTGAGGTCAAGGATTTTGATGATATTAAACTGATCATGGACCAGGTGTATTCTAACATTGGCGGCTCATGGACAAGGAAGGAATATCTTTCTCAACTGAAGAAATTCCCGGAGGGCCAGATCTGCATTGAGGACAAAGGAACCGTTGTGGCTGCAGCGCTGAGCCTTATTGTGCTTTACAGCGATTTCGGGGACAAGCATACCTACGAAGAGATCATCGGGAACGGCTCCTTTTCCACGCACGATCCTGATGGCGATACGCTGTACGGGGTGGATGTTTTTGTGCATCCTGAGTACCAGGGAATGCGGCTGGGAAGGAGGCTCTATGATGCCCGGAAAGAGATTTGTGAAAAGCTGAATCTCCGCGCCATCATTGCCGGAGGGAGAATTCCCGGCTACCTGAAATATTCAAAAGACCTGACACCACGGGAATATATTGAGCGGGTAAAGAATAAAGAGATCTACGATCCGATCCTGACATTTCAGATCAGCAATGATTTCCATGTGAGGCGAATTCTTACTAATTATAATAAGAAAGATAAAGCTTCCAAGTCCTTTGCAACGCTACTGGAATGGATCAACATTTATTACGAAGAAAAGGAGAAACTTATCGGGGCCAAAAAAACTGTGGTGCGCATTGGCGTGGTGCAGTGGCAAATGCGGAGGGTTCGTGATTTTGAGGACCTGATGCAGCAGATTGAATTTTTTATTGACACAATGGGCAGCTACAATGCTGACTTTGTGGTGTTTCCTGAATTTTTTGCCGGGCCGCTCATGGCCCAGTATAATGAGGCTTCACCGGCTGATGCCATCCGTTCGCTGGCCGATTATTCTGAAAGGCTTCGGGAGCGGCTGCTCGATCTGGCTATTTCTTATAATACCAACATAATTGCCGGAAGCATGCCTGAATATGAGGATCATAAGCTTCGCAATGTTTCTTACCTGCTGAGGCGTGACGGAACCTGGGATGCCCAATACAAACTCCACGTAACGCCTGATGAGAAAAACTACTGGGGACTTCAGGGTGGCGATAAGCTGGTGGCTTTTGATACCGATGCCGGAAAGATAGGAATATTGATATGCTACGATGTGGAATTTCCTGAGTTATCGCGCATTCTCAGCGACCAGGGAATGAAGATATTGTTTGTGCCCTATTGGACCGATACCAAGAATGCCTACCTGCGGGTGAGAAGATGCGCACAGGCCAGGGCCATTGAAAATGAATGTTACGTGGTAATTACCGGCAGCGTTGGCAACCTGCCACGCGTGGAAAACATGGACATCCAGTATTCGCAGGCGGCAGTTTTTTCGCCATCAGATTTTGCGTTTCCGCACGATGCTACTATCGCGGAGGCTACACCTAACACGGAGATGACGCTGATCGCTGATATTGACTTGGACTTGCTGAAGGAACTGAATACGAAAGGAAGTGTGCGGAACCTGCAGGACAGGCGATTAGATCTTTACAACCTGGCCTGGACCTATAATGTGAAAACCGGCCAGGCGGAGAAGGTGAAAGAGGATAAGCAGGAAGTGGAGATTATTCAAAAAGAAGGGAAATAA
- a CDS encoding outer membrane beta-barrel protein: MPVIICRILFLVLLLLLLFSNGKLVAQNMNTPFYDLKPVHFGVFFGTDAAHFRYELSEDFYATDSVQRINMVRYPGIQFGAISNFRLGEHFDLRFTPTLILAQRGIEYTLNDTTPRSLKEIESVMVEAPLSIKFKSTRHRNIRYYILAGVKYGYDISSDAGSARNINKPEIYVYPHNYYYEYGFGLDLYFPYFKFSPELKLSRGLVNVLEPDRSIISRSFDKLFSQFWFISLLFE, from the coding sequence TTGCCTGTAATTATCTGCCGCATTCTCTTTCTGGTATTGCTCCTATTGCTGCTCTTCTCGAATGGCAAATTGGTAGCACAAAATATGAACACCCCGTTTTACGATCTGAAACCGGTCCATTTTGGCGTTTTCTTCGGGACGGATGCTGCGCACTTCAGGTACGAACTGAGTGAGGATTTCTATGCCACCGACAGCGTTCAACGCATCAACATGGTGCGATACCCCGGCATCCAGTTCGGAGCAATCAGCAACTTCCGCCTCGGGGAGCATTTTGACCTTCGCTTTACACCAACCCTGATCCTTGCCCAGCGCGGAATAGAATACACCCTGAACGACACCACGCCCCGCAGCCTCAAGGAAATCGAATCAGTAATGGTGGAGGCTCCGCTGAGCATCAAATTTAAATCTACCCGCCACCGGAATATCCGCTACTATATATTAGCAGGCGTGAAGTATGGATATGATATTTCTTCGGATGCCGGCAGCGCCCGAAACATAAACAAGCCGGAAATTTATGTGTATCCTCATAATTATTATTATGAATACGGTTTCGGGCTCGATCTGTATTTCCCTTATTTCAAATTTTCTCCGGAATTAAAACTCAGCCGCGGACTGGTGAACGTGCTGGAACCTGACCGCTCCATTATCAGCCGTTCTTTCGATAAGCTCTTTTCGCAATTCTGGTTTATTTCCCTTCTTTTTGAATAA
- the ubiE gene encoding bifunctional demethylmenaquinone methyltransferase/2-methoxy-6-polyprenyl-1,4-benzoquinol methylase UbiE, producing the protein MATVVPDKASKEKKKQQVEQMFDNISPYYDFLNHLLSFGIDIIWRNKAIAHLKQDQPQILLDVATGTADFAIQAMKLKPRKIIGVDISAGMLEKGIIKIRKKGLQDRINLQQADSEDLPFADGHFDAAMVAFGVRNFENLDKGLSEIHRVLKPGGKLAVLEFSQPPKFPVRQLYKLYFMHVLPAVGRLVSKNSRAYDYLPESVYAFPSGKDFENRLELAGFVSPRTQRLTFGIASVYTGIKK; encoded by the coding sequence ATGGCAACTGTAGTTCCTGATAAAGCCTCGAAAGAAAAAAAGAAGCAACAGGTGGAACAGATGTTCGACAATATTTCTCCTTATTACGACTTTCTGAACCACCTTCTTTCTTTTGGCATTGACATCATTTGGCGAAATAAAGCCATTGCCCATCTAAAACAGGATCAACCGCAGATATTGCTGGACGTGGCCACCGGAACTGCGGATTTCGCGATACAGGCAATGAAGCTGAAACCCCGCAAAATCATTGGCGTGGACATCTCAGCCGGAATGCTGGAGAAAGGAATCATTAAGATCCGCAAAAAGGGGCTGCAGGACAGGATCAATCTGCAACAGGCCGATTCCGAAGACCTGCCTTTTGCTGACGGTCACTTCGATGCGGCTATGGTTGCCTTTGGTGTGCGAAACTTTGAAAATCTGGACAAGGGCCTTAGCGAAATTCACCGCGTATTAAAACCCGGTGGAAAGCTGGCAGTACTGGAATTTTCGCAGCCCCCTAAGTTTCCTGTCAGGCAATTGTACAAGTTATATTTCATGCACGTATTGCCCGCAGTGGGTAGGCTGGTTTCAAAAAATTCACGCGCGTATGATTATCTGCCTGAATCTGTTTATGCCTTTCCATCTGGTAAAGATTTTGAAAATAGGCTGGAGCTTGCAGGCTTCGTTTCACCCCGCACGCAAAGGCTTACGTTTGGTATCGCGTCCGTTTATACCGGTATCAAAAAGTAA
- the yihA gene encoding ribosome biogenesis GTP-binding protein YihA/YsxC: MKISSATFVISSTSYQGCPAPDKPEYAFVGRSNVGKSSLINMLVGRKKLAKTSSHPGKTQTINHFLVNENWYLVDLPGYGYAKISKKMREEWQVFIRDYVLYRENLGCVFVLVDSSIPLQKIDLEFLEWLGEKGVAFAIVFTKTDKEKRNIINKHVATFKERILENWEELPPVFLTSAGKKEGAEEILTFIEEVSRQFG; the protein is encoded by the coding sequence ATGAAAATTTCCTCAGCTACGTTCGTTATCAGCAGCACCAGTTACCAGGGCTGTCCGGCCCCTGACAAACCTGAGTATGCATTTGTGGGGCGCAGCAATGTGGGAAAGTCTTCGCTCATAAATATGCTGGTAGGGCGCAAGAAACTCGCAAAAACATCATCCCACCCGGGTAAGACCCAAACGATAAATCATTTCCTGGTAAATGAAAATTGGTATCTGGTGGATCTGCCTGGCTACGGCTATGCTAAAATCTCGAAGAAAATGCGTGAAGAGTGGCAGGTCTTTATCCGGGACTATGTGCTCTACCGGGAAAATCTGGGTTGCGTCTTTGTGCTGGTAGATTCAAGCATTCCTCTCCAAAAAATTGACCTGGAGTTCCTGGAATGGCTTGGGGAAAAGGGAGTGGCTTTTGCGATAGTATTTACGAAAACGGATAAGGAGAAACGTAACATCATTAATAAGCACGTTGCAACATTCAAGGAACGGATTCTTGAAAACTGGGAGGAGCTTCCGCCTGTATTCCTCACATCGGCCGGAAAGAAAGAGGGAGCTGAAGAGATTCTCACTTTTATTGAGGAAGTGAGCCGCCAGTTCGGGTAG
- the rocD gene encoding ornithine--oxo-acid transaminase encodes MMTPEVMDKRYSSDELIEMEAQFGAHNYKPLPVVLSRGEGVFVWDVEGSRYFDFLAAYSSLNQGHCHPRLVKAMREQIGTLTLTSRAFYNDMLGRAEKFLAETFGYDKVLLMNSGAEAVETSIKLARRWAYDTKGIEENKAKIVVAENNFHGRTTGVISFSTDPSSKKHFGPFMPGFEVVRFNDTEVLERAFQDEAVCAFLVEPIQGEAGVQIPDPGYLKTIRELCDQYNVLLLADEIQTGLGRTGKMLACEHEDVRPDVILLGKALSGGMMPVSAVLCDDYIMMNIKPGEHGSTYGGNPLGARIVIEAVQIITETGLLEKVATMGEYFRMRIRDAGIPYLSDVRGKGLFSAIEIDNSKIEASAYDICKMLKENGLLAKQTHGNIIRFAPPLIITQPQLEACCEIIINTLRVAEEEDGLTSLP; translated from the coding sequence ATGATGACACCTGAAGTAATGGACAAGCGATACAGCAGTGATGAATTGATAGAAATGGAAGCGCAGTTTGGCGCGCACAATTATAAACCGCTGCCTGTGGTGCTTTCGCGCGGAGAGGGTGTTTTTGTATGGGATGTGGAAGGAAGCCGGTATTTCGATTTTCTTGCGGCCTATAGTTCACTTAACCAGGGTCACTGCCATCCGCGCCTTGTAAAAGCGATGCGCGAACAGATAGGGACGCTGACGCTCACCTCGCGCGCGTTCTATAATGATATGCTGGGCCGGGCAGAAAAATTCCTCGCTGAAACTTTTGGCTATGATAAAGTCCTCCTGATGAACTCCGGTGCAGAAGCAGTGGAAACGAGCATTAAGCTGGCCAGGCGCTGGGCCTACGACACAAAAGGTATTGAGGAAAACAAGGCGAAAATTGTGGTGGCCGAAAACAACTTTCATGGCCGTACCACGGGTGTGATCAGCTTTTCAACGGATCCTTCCAGCAAGAAGCATTTCGGACCGTTTATGCCGGGATTTGAAGTTGTGCGATTTAATGATACCGAAGTTTTGGAGCGGGCATTTCAGGATGAGGCAGTTTGCGCATTTCTGGTGGAACCGATCCAGGGCGAAGCCGGTGTGCAGATCCCTGATCCCGGATATTTGAAGACAATCCGGGAGCTATGTGACCAATACAATGTACTGCTCCTGGCAGATGAAATTCAGACCGGGTTGGGGAGAACGGGTAAAATGCTTGCCTGCGAACATGAGGACGTAAGGCCCGATGTGATATTGCTCGGCAAGGCGCTATCCGGAGGGATGATGCCGGTAAGTGCAGTACTCTGTGATGATTATATAATGATGAATATTAAGCCGGGTGAACATGGTTCTACCTATGGTGGCAATCCCCTTGGCGCTCGCATCGTTATTGAGGCTGTGCAGATCATTACAGAAACAGGACTCCTGGAAAAGGTGGCGACAATGGGGGAATATTTCAGGATGAGGATCCGGGATGCAGGTATTCCTTACCTGAGTGATGTACGCGGGAAAGGCTTGTTCAGTGCCATTGAAATTGACAATTCCAAGATTGAGGCCAGCGCCTATGATATTTGCAAAATGCTGAAGGAAAATGGACTTCTGGCAAAGCAGACACATGGCAATATTATCCGCTTTGCCCCTCCTTTGATTATAACTCAGCCACAGCTTGAAGCTTGTTGCGAAATTATCATAAATACTTTGAGGGTGGCCGAGGAAGAAGATGGCCTCACCAGCTTGCCGTAA